DNA from Arthrobacter sp. PvP023:
ACCTTGCGTGAGGCCGCCACGAACGCGCGGTCCGTCTCGGCCTCCAGCAGGTTGGGAGTGGTGAAACCGGCATCGGGATCCATGCCGTGCACGCCCAGGAACAGCAGGTCCAGGTGCAGATGCTTCAGCGCGGCCGTCGCAATGGGGCCCACCAATGCGTCCGACGGCGTGCGCTCGCCGCCGATCAGGATCACCGTGGAGCCGTAGCGTCCTGCCCCGGAAGACGAGCCGTGATGGAAGAGATCGGCTATGCGGATGGAGTTGGTCACCACGGTGATGCGCGGTCCGTTGACGAGTTCCTTGGCCAGCGCCCACGTGGTGGTTCCGGCGCCCAGCCCCACCGCCATCCCCTCATGCACCAGCGAAGCTGCTTCCAGGGCGATGGCCCTCTTTTCCGCCGTGAGCTGCGTCGACTTCTGCTCGAAGCCGGGTTCATGGGTGCTGGCATCGCCGGGGAGCTTGGCGCCGCCGTGGATCCGTTCCACCCGGCCGCCCTCCTCCAGCAGCTCGATGTCCCGCCGAACGGTCATGAGCGACACACCCAGCTGCTGCGCGAGATCCGACACGCGGACCACCCGCTCGCGCTGGACGGCGTCCACGATTGCCTGGTGGCGTGCTGCGGGGAGCATGGAGTTCCTTTCGGGTTGTGGGCGGGGGAGTGCTGTCCCCGTCAGCTTCCATCATGGTCTACCCCTTGGAAGAACCAAGAGTCAGCCCCGCAACAAACTGCCGCTGCAGGAGCAGGTAGATCACCAGGGTGGGGATGACCGTGATGACGGCACCGGCCGCCAAGAGGTTGTAGTTGTTCAGGAACTGGCCCTGGAGGTTGTTGATGGCGGTGGTGATCGGGAGCCGGTTGCCACTCTGGATGAACAGCAGCGGCCAGAAGTAGTCGTTGTAGATGAAGATGACCTGCAGGGTGCCGAGCGCAGCGAAGGCCGGCCGGCACAGCGGAAGGATGATCTCCCGGTACTGCCGCCAAATTCCGGCACCGTCCACCAGGGCGGCTTCGGTGAGGTCGGCGGAGAGCGCCTTCATGTAGTTGGAGAGCACGAACGTGCAGAACCCCATCTGGAAGGCCGTGTTGACCGCGATGACAATGATGTAGGTGTTCAGCATGTTGCCGGAATCGCTGAAGGAGTAGGGCACTTCGAAGTGCTTGGCCATCTCGAACAACGGCGCGGCAAGGACCTGCGGCGGCAGGAGGTTGCCGGCGGTGAACATGATGAGCAGGGTGATGTTGAACTTCCAGCTCACCCGGCTTACGGCGAATGCCATCAGGGAAGCCAGGAAAAGGGTCATGAGCACGGCAGGGACGGTGATGAGCACCGAGTTCCAGAAGTAGGTGGAAAATCCGCCCTGGGTCCAGGCCTGGATGAAGTTGTCGAAATTGAAGTCGCCCGCCAGGCTGAAGTAGCCGTGCTCGTTGGTGGATGCCACCGGACGGAGGGCAGTGAAGACGGACCAGCCCAGCGGGACCAGCCACATAACGGCCATGACGGTCAGGAAAATATGGGTTCCGTAGTGGCGTTTGGGCCGGCTGCCGGACCGGGGCCCCCCAGCGGTATCTTTCCTGCCGGTGCGGACTGCGGTAGTGCTCATGCTTTGTTCTCCTTGCCAAAGGTGCGGCTGAGGTAGAAGACGATGGGGACGAGGGAAATGACCAGCAGCACCACTGCCAGGGCCGAACCGACGCCGATCACCTGGCCTTCGCCCACCAGGTTCTGGATCACCAGGGCACTGAGCATTTCCAGGCCGTTGGTGCCGCGGTTGATGACGTACACGACGTCGAAGGCCCGCAGGGATTCGATGATGGTGATGACCACTATCACGATGTTGATGGGCCGCATGGCCGGGAAGACCACCCGGAAGAACGTCTGGACGGCGCTCGCGCCGTCGATGGCGGCGGCCTCCTTCAGGCTGGGGTCCACACCCTTGAGTCCGGCCAGGTAGAGGAGCATGACGTAGCCGGCATGCCGCCAGGTGGCTGCGATCATGGCGGCCCAGATGTTGACGGAGGAATCTCCGAACCAGTCGACGGCCTGCGGCGTCCCGGCTGTGCCCAGCAGGAAGTTCAGCAGACCGTTGTCGCGCTGGTAGAAGAGCTGCCAGATGATGCCGATCAGGGCCAGCGACAGCATCACGGGTGCAAAGAAGATGCTTTGGTAGATCTTGCTGCCGCGGATGTTCTGGTCCAGCAGCACGGCCAGCAGCAGGCCCAGCGGCGTCGCGATGAGGGCCAGGAACAGGAGCCACAGCATGTTGTGCTGCACCGCCGGCCAGAACGGCGGGTAGTCCTGGGAGATGTACTGGTAGTTGTCCAGTCCCGCGGGGCGGATGTCGCCCAGGTCCAGGCCGTTCCACCGGGTGAAGCTAAGGCCCACGGACATCAGCATGGGCAGCCACACCAAGGTCAGTTCGATCAGGGTGGGGATGCCCACCATCAGTGACAGGACCACCTTGTCCTGTCCGGACAGGCGGCGGACCCTGCCGCCCCTTGCCCGTTTCGCGGGAGCGCCTTCAGGCTCCCGTGATTCCGGCGGAACCAGTTCTCTTGCTGTGCTGCTCATGGAAGTTTTCCCTCGATTGGTCCGGACTCCGGGAAGGAACGACGACGGCGGAAGGCTGTGCCGCCGTCGTCGTTCCTTCCTGGATGGTTGCCTGTGATGCGCGGCTGACGGGGCCGGAGCTACTGCGCGGCGTAGAGCGTCTTGGCCTGTGCTTCGAGGTTCTTGACGTCCATCTTGCCGTCCTTGATGAAGCTCTGCAGGGCGGGAATCATCACGTTGTTGGCCATGGCCGGAAGGGCGTCGCGGTCGAAGAACTGGCTGATGTATTTTGCGTTGGCGATGGTGTCCGCACACGTCTTGTTGAGGGGCGTGAACTTCGACGTGTCGGTGCCCTTGGCCGTGGCGATGTTCGACGAATCCACTGCGGCGTAGGCGTCCTGGGCTTCGGCCGTCCCCAGGTATGCCATGAAGTCGCGGGCGGCTTTGTTCTCGCCGCCCTTCTTGGACAGCAGGAGGCCGTCAATGGGGGCTTCGACGGCGTCGCGGCCTTCCATGGCGATCTCCGGGAAGGCGAAGAATTGGATGTCCGACAGGACGGCGGGATCGGTGAACTGCTGGGTCACGAAGGATCCCAGCAGGTACATGCCGGTCTTCTTGGCCTCCAGCGCCTTTGCCGCGTCCTGCCAGGTCTGGCCGAGGGCGGCCGGGTCCTGGAAGGGAAGGAGTTCCGCCCATGTGTCAAAGACTGCGCTGACCTTTTGCTGGTCCCAGGATTCCTTGTGGGCGCAGAGGTCCACATGGAACTGGTAGCCGTTGAGCCGCATGTTGATGTAGTCGAAGGTGCCCATGGCGGGCCAGCCGTCCTTGTCGGCAAAGCCGATCGGGATGAGGCCGTCGGCCTTCATCTTGGTGGCCAGGGCCTTGAGGGCATCGAAGGTTTCCGGGACCTCGTAGCCCTTCTCCGCCCAGAGGCTCTTCCGGTAGAAGAAGCCCCACGGGTAGTTGTAGTTGGGGACGAAGTACAGCTTGCCGTCCGGGCCGGTGGAGGCCTTCTTCAGCGCGTCGGAGTAGTTGGCGCCGATGCTCTCCCAGACGTCGTCGATCGGTGCCAGCAGTCCCTTGCCTGCGTAGTACTGCATGCGGTAGCCGGCAAACCACGTGAAGGTATCGTCCGGGGAGCCCTGCAGGTAGGAATTGATCTTGTTCTGGAAATCGTTGTGCGGCACCACATTGGTGGTGACTTTCTTGCCGGTCTTGGCGGTGAAGGCATCGGTAACGGCCTGGTATGCCCGCTTGGGGACGTCGTCCGAGGATCCGGAACCGAAGGTGAGGCCGGGGGAGTCGGAACCCGTGGCCGACGGCCCGCTACCGCCCGTGCAGGCGGCGAGGAACGGAATGCCGGCCAGGCCTGCCGCGCCGACGCCGACGGTCTTGAGGATGGTCCGCCGGCTCGGATAAGCAGTTGCCGACGCATCAAACTGTGCTGCCATGTTCTCTCCCTTGAAAAATAGCTGCATGTGAGGCACCTCACATGCTCTGACTATAACCTCTCAAAAGAGAACAGGAAAGAACGGGAAACAACATTTTGACTGCATTCCATGTTTGAATCGTCACAAAGCAGTGCGGCCCCGCTTTTCCGCGCCGGAGCGGGGAAAAGCGGGGCCGACTGGCGCCCTTCAGCCGGGATTTC
Protein-coding regions in this window:
- a CDS encoding ABC transporter substrate-binding protein, giving the protein MAAQFDASATAYPSRRTILKTVGVGAAGLAGIPFLAACTGGSGPSATGSDSPGLTFGSGSSDDVPKRAYQAVTDAFTAKTGKKVTTNVVPHNDFQNKINSYLQGSPDDTFTWFAGYRMQYYAGKGLLAPIDDVWESIGANYSDALKKASTGPDGKLYFVPNYNYPWGFFYRKSLWAEKGYEVPETFDALKALATKMKADGLIPIGFADKDGWPAMGTFDYINMRLNGYQFHVDLCAHKESWDQQKVSAVFDTWAELLPFQDPAALGQTWQDAAKALEAKKTGMYLLGSFVTQQFTDPAVLSDIQFFAFPEIAMEGRDAVEAPIDGLLLSKKGGENKAARDFMAYLGTAEAQDAYAAVDSSNIATAKGTDTSKFTPLNKTCADTIANAKYISQFFDRDALPAMANNVMIPALQSFIKDGKMDVKNLEAQAKTLYAAQ
- a CDS encoding carbohydrate ABC transporter permease; the encoded protein is MSSTARELVPPESREPEGAPAKRARGGRVRRLSGQDKVVLSLMVGIPTLIELTLVWLPMLMSVGLSFTRWNGLDLGDIRPAGLDNYQYISQDYPPFWPAVQHNMLWLLFLALIATPLGLLLAVLLDQNIRGSKIYQSIFFAPVMLSLALIGIIWQLFYQRDNGLLNFLLGTAGTPQAVDWFGDSSVNIWAAMIAATWRHAGYVMLLYLAGLKGVDPSLKEAAAIDGASAVQTFFRVVFPAMRPINIVIVVITIIESLRAFDVVYVINRGTNGLEMLSALVIQNLVGEGQVIGVGSALAVVLLVISLVPIVFYLSRTFGKENKA
- a CDS encoding carbohydrate ABC transporter permease, with the translated sequence MSTTAVRTGRKDTAGGPRSGSRPKRHYGTHIFLTVMAVMWLVPLGWSVFTALRPVASTNEHGYFSLAGDFNFDNFIQAWTQGGFSTYFWNSVLITVPAVLMTLFLASLMAFAVSRVSWKFNITLLIMFTAGNLLPPQVLAAPLFEMAKHFEVPYSFSDSGNMLNTYIIVIAVNTAFQMGFCTFVLSNYMKALSADLTEAALVDGAGIWRQYREIILPLCRPAFAALGTLQVIFIYNDYFWPLLFIQSGNRLPITTAINNLQGQFLNNYNLLAAGAVITVIPTLVIYLLLQRQFVAGLTLGSSKG
- a CDS encoding DeoR/GlpR family DNA-binding transcription regulator, which encodes MLPAARHQAIVDAVQRERVVRVSDLAQQLGVSLMTVRRDIELLEEGGRVERIHGGAKLPGDASTHEPGFEQKSTQLTAEKRAIALEAASLVHEGMAVGLGAGTTTWALAKELVNGPRITVVTNSIRIADLFHHGSSSGAGRYGSTVILIGGERTPSDALVGPIATAALKHLHLDLLFLGVHGMDPDAGFTTPNLLEAETDRAFVAASRKVVVVADHTKWGTQGMSTIAGFEEADEVISDAGLSSDARRILQESVSRLRIAKAG